A single genomic interval of Celeribacter indicus harbors:
- a CDS encoding NADH:ubiquinone oxidoreductase subunit NDUFA12, with protein sequence MGIVNTLLRALVWWKDGTIGTQLFTWRHGIKVGEDAQGNRFYRNEADTRRWVVYNGDIEASRVSPEWHGWLHHTFANHPGHEALAHKEWEMPHVENLTGTPAAYAPAGSIRRPKPIVRQDYEAWQPE encoded by the coding sequence ATGGGTATCGTGAACACTCTCTTGCGCGCGCTCGTCTGGTGGAAGGACGGAACCATCGGGACACAGCTTTTCACCTGGCGCCACGGGATCAAGGTGGGCGAGGACGCCCAGGGCAACCGCTTCTACCGCAACGAGGCCGACACCCGCCGCTGGGTCGTCTATAACGGCGATATCGAGGCGTCGCGGGTCTCCCCGGAATGGCACGGCTGGCTGCATCACACCTTCGCGAACCATCCCGGCCACGAGGCGCTGGCGCATAAGGAATGGGAAATGCCGCATGTGGAGAACCTGACCGGCACCCCCGCCGCCTATGCTCCCGCCGGTTCCATCCGTCGTCCCAAACCGATCGTGCGTCAGGATTACGAAGCCTGGCAGCCCGAATAA
- the mlaD gene encoding outer membrane lipid asymmetry maintenance protein MlaD, translating into MSENPTEIAVGAGVVALAIGFLVYAGQLTGFATGPQDSYRLTASFRSAEGISTGTDVRLAGVKVGTVTGLGLDRETFRAEAQLTLDGNVLLPDDTAALISSEGLLGGNFVELLPGGSMFNFEDGQVIADTQGSVSLINLLLKFVTGSSEDGSELE; encoded by the coding sequence ATGTCCGAGAATCCCACAGAAATCGCGGTGGGCGCCGGCGTCGTCGCGCTTGCCATCGGCTTCCTGGTCTATGCCGGGCAGCTCACCGGCTTTGCCACCGGTCCGCAGGACAGCTATCGGCTGACCGCCTCCTTCCGCTCCGCCGAGGGGATCTCCACCGGCACCGACGTGCGGCTTGCGGGGGTGAAGGTCGGCACCGTCACCGGGCTCGGTCTCGACCGGGAGACCTTTCGCGCCGAGGCGCAGCTCACGCTCGACGGCAATGTCCTCCTGCCCGACGACACGGCTGCGCTGATCTCCTCCGAGGGGCTGCTCGGCGGCAATTTCGTCGAGCTTCTTCCCGGCGGTTCGATGTTCAATTTCGAGGACGGACAGGTGATCGCCGACACGCAGGGATCGGTGAGCCTGATCAACCTGCTGCTCAAGTTCGTCACCGGGAGTTCCGAAGACGGGAGCGAGCTGGAATGA